Part of the Anaeromyxobacter diazotrophicus genome, GGGCGTCGTCATCCGCCACAAGAAGGGCGACGCGCGCGCGATGTTCACCGTGCGCAAGGTCAGCTACGGCGTCGGCGTGGAGCGCATGTTCCCCGTCCACAGCCCCCGCATCGACCGGATCGAGGTCCTCGGCCACGGCGAGGTCCGCCGCTCCCGCCTGTACTACCTGCGCGAGCTGCAGGGGAAGGCCGCCCGCCTCCACCAGGAGGAGGGCCCGCTCGGCGCCGCCGCTGGCGCGGCCGCCGCGAGCGCGCCCGCCGCGCCCGCTCCCCAGGCCTGATCGGCCGCGGCCGCGGTGCTTTCGCGCCGCGGCCGCAGCGGGTAACATCGCGCGGTCGTGCTGCTCCTCGAGATCGCGGCCCAGGGCGTGAAGGGTGTCTCGCCGTCCGGCGGGAGCGCCCGGCTGCGCCCGGGGTACAACCTCGTCCCGTTCGACGGCGCCTCGCTGCGCCGCCTGCTCGAGGCGCTGTTCCGCCCCGCGCCCGGCGACGCCGAGGCGCTCTGCGGCAGCGCCCCCGGGCGCGGCGCGCTGCGCGCCGGCGCGACGGTGCTCGGCGACGACGGCGGCACCTGGCGGCTCGTGCGCGACTTCGCCGCGGGCTTCCAGCTCCAGCGGCTGGATCCCCAGCGGCGCGCCTTCGCGCTGGTGGCCCAGGAGCCGGCCGCGGTGGCGCGGGCGCTCGCCGAGCGGGTGGGGCTGCCCGGGCCCGCCGAGGCGCGCCTGCTCACCCTCGCCCTCTCCGACCTGCCCTCGCGCCGGGGCGCGCCCGCCCCCGCGGCCGTGCCCGCCGCGGCGCCCGCCCCCCGGCGGGCGCTCGACCCCGCCCAGGCGAGCCGGCGCCTGGCCGAGCTCCGCGCCGAGCTCGCCCGCGCCGAGCGGGCCGAGAAGCTCCAGTACCAGCTCGACGGACTGCAGAGCCGGCTCTTCAAGGCGGAGGAGGCGCTCCGCGAGGGGGCGCGCCTGCGCGACGCGGTGGCGGCGGCCGAGGCGCAGGTCGCCGGCAACGCGCCGGCGGCCGCGGTCGCGGAGAAGCTCGGCGACGTCGAGGCCAAGCTCGCCGCGCACGGGCGGGCCACCGCGCGGCGCGACGAGGGGCTCGCCAAGGTGGAGGCGGACCGCGCCGCGCTGGCCGACGCGGAGGCGGTGGGCGCTCCCCGGCCCCCCTGGGCCGATCCGCGCTGGTGGGCGGGCGTCGTCGTGGGGCTGGGCGCCGTCGCGGCCGGGATCGCGCTCCGGCGCAGCGCGGAGCTCCGCTACCTGGCCCTGCTCGACATCCCAGCGTTCGGCTGGGCGGCCTGGGTCGCCCTGGGCTGGGTGCAGGCGCTCGAGGGGCGCGGCCGCCTGGGCCGGCGTCGGCAGCTCGTCGACGAGCACGAGCACAAGGTCCAGGAGGCGTTCGAGCGGGAGTCGGCCGAGGTGCGGGAGGCGCTGGCGGCGCTGGGCGTCAGCGGCCTCGGGGAGCTGAGGGACGCCCTGCAGCGGCTCGCCGACGCCCGGGGCGCCGCCGAGGCCGCCCGGGCGCGCCTGGCGGAGCTGGAGTCGAGCGAGGCGACCCGCTCGGCCGAGCAGGAGCGCGCCGCCGTGGAGTCGGAGCTGCGCGGGGTCGAGCACGCCCTGACCGAGGTGGCGGGCGGGTTCGTCCGCGACCCGCGCTCCATCGAGATGGAGATCTCCCGCATCGAGGCGGAGGCGGCCGCGCCGGCCGCGCCGGCGCCGGCCCCGGCGGGCGCGGCGACCCCGGCCACGGCCACGGCCGCGCCCGAGGCGGCGGACCCCTTCCCGGAGGTCCTCGCGTGCGCCGCCGCAGCCCTGGGCGGCAGCCCGGAGGCGGCCGTCGAGGCGATCCGGCCGCGCGGGTCGCAGCTCCTGGCGGCGCTCTCCGGCGGGCGCCTGGGGGCGTTTGCGCTCGACCGCGGCGGCCGGGTGGTGGCG contains:
- the rplS gene encoding 50S ribosomal protein L19, whose protein sequence is MLRKAISDIEAKYLRKDVPEFRSGDTVRVHTKIKEGDKERIQVFEGVVIRHKKGDARAMFTVRKVSYGVGVERMFPVHSPRIDRIEVLGHGEVRRSRLYYLRELQGKAARLHQEEGPLGAAAGAAAASAPAAPAPQA